The proteins below are encoded in one region of Belonocnema kinseyi isolate 2016_QV_RU_SX_M_011 chromosome 5, B_treatae_v1, whole genome shotgun sequence:
- the LOC117173611 gene encoding probable DNA polymerase: MDDPDPNVRCKWWGIRQYIFSEDPVSEFTKFTTRKMSHFTETVCIAHNAKGFEAQFIFSHLIEEKGLRNPPEIILNGTSIHLIKVNQTRFIDSLNYLHMPLRQLPEAFGLEEAKKRTFPHLFNTPENQEYTGKIPDAKYFSPDTMSRKARESFYKWYEECVTSEYNFNFKEELRSYCINDVDILRRSCLAFRALFLEVANVDPFIESITIASACSKVFRKNDLKADQISIIPHGGYRRADRHSKNAIELLLALERDLDIEMTHSCRAREFRLPEGCLVDGYFGNKEVSTKVVYQFHGCY; the protein is encoded by the coding sequence ATGGATGATCCTGATCCAAATGTACGATGTAAATGGTGGGGTATCAGACAGTATATTTTTAGTGAAGATCCGGTTTCCGAGTTTACAAAATTTACCACGCGAAAAATGAGTCATTTCACGGAAACCGTTTGTATAGCACATAATGCTAAAGGGTTTGAGGCTCAATTTATTTTCAGTCATCTTATTGAAGAGAAAGGGCTTAGAAATCcacctgaaattattttaaatgggacTAGCATCCATTTGATAAAGGTAAATCAAACCCGTTTTATTGACAGCTTGAATTACCTTCACATGCCATTAAGACAATTGCCTGAAGCTTTTGGTTTAGAAGAGGCAAAGAAGCGTACATTTCCCCATTTATTTAATACTCCCGAAAATCAAGAGTACACTGGAAAAATACCTGATGCCAAATATTTTTCACCCGATACAATGTCTCGTAAGGCTCGGGAGTCATTTTACAAGTGGTACGAAGAATGTGTCACatcagaatacaattttaatttcaaagaagaattgaGATCATATTGTATAAATGATGTGGACATTCTTCGTAGATCGTGTTTGgcttttagagcattatttcttgaAGTTGCCAATGTCGATCCATTTATTGAGAGCATAACAATTGCATCGGCTTGctcaaaagttttcagaaaaaatgatctAAAAGCTGATCAAATAAGCATCATACCACACGGTGGTTATAGAAGGGCTGATAGACATTCGAAAAATGCCATCGAATTGTTATTAGCCTTAGAACGCGATTTGGACATTGAAATGACTCATTCATGCAGGGCACGAGAATTTAGATTGCCAGAGGGATGTCTAGTCGATGGCTATTTTGGAAATAAAGAAGTAAGTACGAAAGTAGTTTACCAATTCCATGGTTGCTACTGA